From the genome of Rhizobium binae, one region includes:
- the glmM gene encoding phosphoglucosamine mutase: MKRRYFGTDGIRGQSNVFPMTPDLAMRVGIAAGTIFRRGNHRHRVVIGKDTRLSGYMLENAMVAGFTAAGLDAFILGPIPTPAVAMLTRSLRCDIGVMISASHNPYEDNGIKLFGPDGYKLSDDIEAEIEDLLEKDLSTQLAKSDDIGRAKRVDGVHDRYIEHAKRTLPRDVTLQGLRIAIDCANGAAYKVAPAVLWELGADVVTIGNEPNGTNINLNCGSTSPVALQKKVDEVRADIGIALDGDADRVIIVDENGSIVDGDQLMAVIAESWAESQQLRGNGIVATVMSNLGLERFLDERGMALARTKVGDRYVVEHMRQHNYNVGGEQSGHIVLSDYGTTGDGLVAALQILAAVKRTGRTVSEVCRRFEAVPQLLRNVRISGGKPLEDIQVQKAIADAEAELAKTGRLVIRPSGTEPLIRVMAEGDDRAQIERIVNELIGTISNVRSAA, encoded by the coding sequence ATGAAAAGACGCTATTTCGGTACGGATGGCATTCGCGGTCAATCCAATGTCTTCCCGATGACGCCAGATCTCGCCATGCGGGTCGGCATCGCTGCCGGCACGATCTTCCGCCGCGGCAACCATCGCCATCGCGTCGTTATCGGCAAGGATACGCGCCTTTCCGGCTATATGCTCGAGAATGCCATGGTCGCGGGTTTCACTGCCGCCGGCCTTGATGCCTTCATCCTCGGCCCGATCCCGACGCCTGCCGTCGCCATGCTGACCCGCTCGCTGCGCTGCGATATCGGCGTGATGATCTCCGCTTCGCACAATCCTTACGAGGATAACGGCATCAAGCTGTTCGGCCCCGACGGCTATAAGCTGTCCGACGACATCGAGGCCGAGATCGAGGATTTACTCGAGAAGGATCTGAGCACGCAGCTCGCCAAGTCCGATGACATCGGCCGCGCCAAGCGCGTCGACGGCGTCCATGACCGTTATATCGAACACGCCAAGCGCACCCTGCCGCGCGACGTGACCCTGCAGGGCCTGCGGATCGCCATCGACTGCGCCAACGGCGCTGCCTATAAGGTGGCGCCTGCCGTGCTCTGGGAGCTCGGCGCCGACGTCGTCACCATCGGCAACGAGCCGAACGGCACCAATATCAATCTCAACTGCGGCTCCACCAGTCCGGTCGCGCTGCAGAAGAAGGTCGACGAGGTCCGTGCCGATATCGGCATCGCGCTCGATGGCGATGCAGACCGCGTCATCATCGTCGATGAGAATGGTTCGATCGTCGACGGCGACCAGCTCATGGCGGTCATTGCCGAGAGCTGGGCTGAGAGCCAGCAGCTGCGCGGCAATGGCATCGTCGCCACTGTCATGTCCAACCTCGGCCTCGAGCGCTTTCTCGACGAGCGCGGCATGGCGCTCGCCCGCACGAAGGTCGGCGACCGTTATGTTGTCGAGCATATGCGCCAGCACAATTACAATGTCGGCGGCGAGCAGTCGGGCCATATCGTGTTGTCGGATTACGGCACGACGGGCGACGGATTGGTTGCCGCCCTGCAGATCCTTGCCGCCGTGAAACGCACCGGCAGGACCGTCAGCGAGGTCTGCCGCCGTTTCGAGGCGGTGCCGCAGCTGCTGCGTAATGTCCGCATCAGTGGCGGCAAGCCGCTGGAGGATATCCAGGTGCAGAAGGCGATCGCCGATGCCGAAGCCGAGCTTGCCAAGACCGGGCGACTTGTCATCCGCCCCTCCGGCACCGAGCCGCTGATCCGCGTCATGGCCGAGGGCGACGATCGCGCGCAGATCGAGCGCATCGTCAACGAGCTGATCGGCACGATTTCAAACGTTCGTAGCGCTGCCTGA
- a CDS encoding phosphoserine transaminase, translating into MAKTAKPDIRPHNTHFSSGPCSKRPGWSLEALSDAALGRSHRAKVGKAKLKQAIDLTREILEVPADYRIGIVPASDTGAVEMALWSLLGERGVDMLAWESFGAGWVTDVVKQLKLKDVRRLEAGYGELPDLSAVDFDRDVVFTWNGTTSGVRVPNGNFIPTDRKGLTICDATSAAFAQELDFAKLDVVTFSWQKVLGGEGAHGVIILSPRAVERLTSYTPAWPLPKIFRMTSGGKLTEGIFQGETINTPSMLCVEDYIDALLWAKELGGLKALIARADANAKVIHDFVAANDWIANLAVKAETASNTSVCLKIVDKDIAALDDDGQANFAKGLVGLLEKEGVAYDIGHYRDAPSGLRIWAGATIEASDMQKLMPWLSWAFETQKAQLAQAAA; encoded by the coding sequence ATGGCGAAGACCGCAAAGCCGGACATCCGTCCGCACAATACCCATTTTTCTTCTGGCCCCTGCTCGAAGCGCCCCGGTTGGTCGCTCGAAGCCCTTTCCGACGCGGCCCTCGGCCGTTCGCACCGCGCGAAGGTCGGCAAAGCCAAGCTGAAGCAGGCCATCGACCTTACTCGTGAAATTCTCGAAGTGCCGGCGGATTACCGCATCGGCATCGTTCCGGCGTCCGACACCGGCGCCGTCGAAATGGCGCTGTGGTCGCTGCTCGGCGAACGCGGCGTCGACATGCTCGCCTGGGAAAGCTTCGGCGCCGGCTGGGTCACCGACGTCGTCAAGCAACTGAAGCTCAAGGATGTGCGCAGGCTCGAAGCCGGCTACGGCGAGCTTCCTGATCTCTCCGCTGTCGATTTTGACCGCGACGTCGTCTTCACCTGGAACGGCACCACTTCCGGCGTGCGCGTGCCGAACGGCAATTTCATCCCCACCGACCGCAAGGGCCTGACGATCTGCGACGCCACCTCGGCCGCTTTCGCCCAGGAACTCGATTTCGCCAAGCTCGATGTCGTCACCTTCTCCTGGCAGAAGGTTCTGGGCGGCGAGGGCGCACATGGCGTCATCATCCTTTCGCCCCGCGCCGTCGAGCGGCTGACCAGCTATACGCCGGCCTGGCCGCTACCGAAGATCTTCCGCATGACCTCGGGCGGCAAGCTGACGGAAGGCATTTTCCAGGGCGAGACGATCAACACGCCGTCGATGCTGTGCGTCGAGGACTATATCGATGCGCTGCTCTGGGCCAAGGAGCTCGGCGGTCTCAAGGCGCTGATAGCGCGCGCCGATGCAAACGCCAAGGTCATTCACGATTTCGTCGCGGCAAACGACTGGATCGCCAATCTTGCCGTCAAGGCGGAAACGGCCTCCAACACCTCCGTCTGCCTTAAGATCGTCGACAAGGACATCGCGGCTCTCGACGACGATGGCCAGGCGAATTTCGCCAAGGGCCTGGTCGGCCTTCTGGAAAAGGAAGGTGTCGCCTATGACATCGGCCATTACCGTGACGCGCCGTCTGGCCTGCGCATCTGGGCCGGCGCCACGATTGAGGCGTCCGACATGCAGAAGCTGATGCCCTGGCTTTCCTGGGCCTTCGAGACGCAGAAGGCGCAGCTTGCTCAGGCCGCAGCCTGA
- the mnmA gene encoding tRNA 2-thiouridine(34) synthase MnmA, with amino-acid sequence MNTLDFDKKPEETRVVVAMSGGVDSSVVAGLLKQQGYDVLGITLQLYDHGAAVHRAGSCCAGQDIDDARRVCETLGIPHYVLDYEKRFRETVINPFAESYVAGETPIPCVSCNQTVKFADLLATAKELGADALATGHYIRSRPNPSPEHPGRRALFRPADADRDQSYFLFATTQEQIDYLRFPLGGLPKAETRRLAEEMGLVVAKKADSQDICFVPQGKYSDIITKLKPNAALAGEIVHLDGRVLGTHEGILHFTIGQRRGIGIATGEPLYVVYLDARSRRVIVGPKEALETHRVYLRDVNWLGDETLVQAASGDGFACYAKVRSTRAPAPAVLHVDVTGTYVDLTVGEAGIAPGQACALYSAPGDDARVFGGGFIERSEREPAAEASLKALLASPVAA; translated from the coding sequence TTGAACACACTGGATTTTGACAAGAAGCCGGAAGAGACCCGCGTCGTCGTCGCCATGTCGGGCGGCGTCGATTCCTCCGTCGTGGCCGGCCTTCTCAAGCAGCAGGGTTACGACGTGCTCGGCATCACGCTGCAGCTTTACGATCATGGCGCCGCCGTTCATCGCGCCGGGTCCTGCTGCGCCGGCCAGGATATCGACGATGCCCGCCGCGTCTGCGAAACGCTGGGCATTCCACATTATGTGCTCGACTACGAGAAGCGCTTTCGCGAGACGGTGATTAATCCTTTCGCCGAAAGCTATGTGGCCGGCGAAACGCCGATCCCCTGCGTCTCCTGCAACCAGACCGTCAAGTTTGCCGATCTGCTGGCGACCGCCAAGGAGCTTGGCGCTGATGCGCTGGCGACCGGCCATTATATCCGTTCGCGGCCGAACCCCTCGCCCGAACATCCCGGCCGCCGCGCGCTGTTCCGTCCGGCCGACGCCGACCGCGACCAGAGCTATTTCCTGTTCGCCACGACGCAGGAGCAGATCGACTATTTGCGCTTTCCGCTCGGCGGCCTGCCGAAGGCCGAAACCCGCCGGCTGGCGGAAGAGATGGGCCTCGTCGTCGCCAAGAAGGCCGACAGCCAGGATATCTGCTTCGTGCCGCAGGGCAAATATTCCGACATCATCACCAAGCTGAAGCCGAATGCGGCGCTGGCCGGCGAGATCGTCCATCTCGACGGCCGCGTGCTTGGGACCCATGAAGGCATCCTGCATTTCACCATCGGTCAGCGCCGCGGCATCGGCATTGCCACCGGCGAACCGCTCTATGTCGTCTATCTCGACGCCCGCTCGCGCCGCGTCATCGTCGGCCCGAAGGAGGCGCTGGAAACCCACCGCGTCTATCTGCGTGACGTCAACTGGCTGGGCGACGAGACGCTCGTGCAGGCCGCTTCCGGCGACGGCTTTGCCTGCTACGCCAAGGTCCGCTCGACACGGGCGCCGGCGCCCGCCGTGCTGCATGTCGATGTCACCGGCACCTATGTCGATCTGACGGTCGGCGAAGCGGGGATTGCCCCTGGCCAGGCTTGCGCGCTTTATTCCGCTCCCGGCGACGATGCCCGCGTCTTCGGCGGCGGTTTCATCGAGCGCTCCGAGCGCGAACCCGCCGCCGAGGCATCGCTCAAGGCCCTGCTCGCAAGCCCCGTCGCTGCCTGA
- a CDS encoding sunset domain-containing protein, whose amino-acid sequence MRQSYRNPQKKSVLFRAPGLVIGAVAFGAAGGWTASDMLASRSASGGAGLSCRIKGNVSIETGERIFHVPGQKYYAQTKISPQYGERWFCSEFEAWAAGWRKSKS is encoded by the coding sequence ATGCGTCAGAGTTATCGCAATCCGCAGAAGAAATCGGTGCTATTCAGGGCGCCGGGTTTGGTCATCGGCGCGGTCGCATTTGGTGCGGCCGGCGGCTGGACCGCTAGCGACATGCTGGCTTCACGGAGCGCCTCTGGCGGCGCCGGACTATCATGCCGGATCAAGGGCAACGTTTCCATCGAGACGGGCGAGCGCATCTTCCACGTGCCGGGGCAGAAATACTACGCACAGACGAAGATCAGCCCCCAGTATGGAGAACGATGGTTTTGCTCGGAATTTGAAGCTTGGGCGGCCGGCTGGCGGAAATCGAAATCGTGA
- the serA gene encoding phosphoglycerate dehydrogenase, producing the protein MAPRVLVSDELSETAVQIFRDRGVEVDFEPQLGKDKDRLLEVIGKYDGLAIRSATKVTEKIIEGAKNLKVVGRAGIGVDNVDIPAASRRGIIVMNTPFGNSITTAEHAIALMFAVARQLPAADTSTQAGKWEKSKFMGVEITGKTLGVIGAGNIGSIVCARAIGLKMHVIAYDPFLSKERAEEMGVTKVELEELFAQADFITLHVPMTDKTRGILNKEALAKTKPGVRIINCARGGLVDEAALAEAIKSGHVAGAAFDVFEVEPAKESPLFGLPNVVCTPHLGASTTEAQENVALQVAEQMSDYLVKGAVSNAINMPSITAEEAPILKPFIRLADVLGAFVGQVTDEPIKEIEILYDGVTANMNTRALTSAVLAGLIRPQVADVNMVSAPIMIKEKGIVLSEVKRDKTGVFDGYIKLTVTTESMTRSIAGTVFSDGKPRFIQIKGINLDADVGSHMIYITNTDVPGMIGFIGTTLGAAGVNIANFQLGRDKQGGDAIALLYVDGEVEDGVLEQLTAHQAIRQAKLLTFNID; encoded by the coding sequence ATGGCACCTCGCGTTCTCGTATCCGACGAATTGTCGGAAACCGCCGTCCAGATCTTCCGCGACCGCGGCGTCGAAGTCGATTTCGAACCGCAGCTCGGCAAGGACAAGGACCGTCTGCTCGAAGTCATCGGCAAATATGATGGCCTTGCCATCCGCTCGGCCACCAAGGTGACGGAAAAGATCATCGAAGGGGCGAAGAACCTCAAGGTCGTCGGCCGCGCCGGCATCGGCGTCGACAATGTCGATATCCCGGCCGCCTCGCGCCGAGGCATCATTGTCATGAACACGCCTTTCGGCAACTCGATCACCACGGCAGAACATGCGATCGCGCTGATGTTCGCCGTTGCCCGCCAGCTGCCGGCCGCCGATACCTCCACGCAGGCCGGCAAGTGGGAGAAGTCGAAGTTCATGGGTGTCGAGATCACCGGCAAGACGCTCGGAGTCATCGGCGCCGGCAATATCGGCTCGATCGTCTGCGCCCGCGCCATCGGCCTCAAGATGCATGTCATCGCCTATGATCCGTTCCTCTCCAAGGAGCGCGCCGAGGAGATGGGCGTCACCAAGGTCGAGCTGGAAGAACTTTTCGCCCAGGCCGATTTCATCACGCTGCATGTGCCGATGACCGACAAGACGCGCGGCATCCTCAACAAGGAAGCGCTGGCAAAGACGAAGCCCGGCGTACGCATCATCAACTGCGCCCGTGGCGGCTTGGTCGATGAGGCAGCCCTTGCCGAAGCCATCAAGTCAGGCCACGTCGCCGGCGCCGCCTTCGACGTGTTCGAGGTCGAACCTGCCAAGGAAAGCCCGCTTTTCGGCCTGCCGAACGTCGTCTGCACGCCGCATCTTGGCGCTTCGACAACCGAAGCGCAGGAAAACGTCGCCCTGCAGGTTGCCGAACAAATGTCGGATTACCTCGTCAAGGGCGCGGTCTCCAACGCCATCAACATGCCGTCGATCACCGCGGAAGAAGCGCCGATCCTCAAGCCCTTCATCCGTCTTGCCGACGTTCTTGGCGCCTTCGTCGGTCAGGTCACCGACGAGCCGATCAAGGAAATCGAGATCCTCTATGATGGCGTCACCGCCAACATGAACACGCGGGCGCTGACGAGCGCGGTCCTCGCCGGCCTCATCCGGCCGCAGGTCGCCGACGTCAACATGGTTTCGGCGCCGATCATGATCAAGGAAAAAGGCATCGTGCTCTCCGAGGTCAAGCGCGACAAGACGGGCGTCTTCGACGGTTATATCAAGTTGACGGTGACGACCGAGAGCATGACGCGTTCGATCGCCGGCACGGTGTTTTCGGACGGCAAACCGCGCTTCATCCAGATCAAGGGTATCAATCTCGATGCCGACGTCGGCTCCCACATGATCTACATCACCAACACCGACGTCCCTGGAATGATCGGTTTCATCGGCACGACGCTCGGTGCTGCCGGCGTCAACATCGCCAACTTCCAGCTTGGCCGCGACAAGCAAGGCGGCGACGCCATCGCGCTGCTCTATGTCGACGGCGAGGTGGAGGACGGCGTGCTCGAACAGCTGACAGCCCACCAGGCAATCCGCCAGGCAAAGCTGCTGACGTTCAACATCGACTGA
- a CDS encoding outer membrane protein, with protein sequence MKRSLSGIFAALLIATNAYSADLAPAEPIPEQPPEVTVSEATGWYLRGDVGYAFTDLRGARYFQGSNANEVDFDDADLDDAWTIGGGVGYQINSYLRTDLTFDYLTEADFRGSTLGQCGFPLVDCTSTDRSSLTAYTLLANAYVDLGTYGYVTPYVGAGIGGSYVKWKNLRNVACADDGSFCDDEVTHGGKGNWRFTYALMAGASIDVTCNFKADVGYRYLHIDGGNMFGYAENGGPGRDKGLSAHEVRVGGRYLFGGCAQPVAYEPPAIPLQQPVYK encoded by the coding sequence ATGAAAAGAAGCTTGTCCGGCATCTTCGCGGCATTGTTGATCGCGACAAACGCCTATTCCGCGGACCTGGCTCCGGCCGAGCCCATCCCGGAGCAGCCGCCCGAGGTAACGGTCAGTGAGGCGACGGGCTGGTACCTGCGCGGCGATGTCGGCTATGCCTTTACCGATCTGCGCGGCGCCCGCTATTTCCAGGGTAGCAATGCCAACGAAGTCGATTTCGACGACGCTGACCTCGACGACGCATGGACGATTGGCGGCGGTGTCGGCTATCAGATCAACAGCTACCTCCGCACCGATCTGACCTTCGACTATCTCACGGAAGCTGATTTCCGCGGCTCGACGCTTGGCCAGTGCGGCTTCCCGCTGGTGGATTGCACCTCGACAGATCGCTCTTCGCTCACCGCCTACACGCTGCTGGCCAATGCCTATGTCGATCTCGGCACCTACGGCTACGTCACGCCTTATGTCGGCGCCGGTATCGGCGGCTCCTACGTCAAGTGGAAAAACCTGCGCAACGTCGCCTGCGCCGATGACGGCAGCTTCTGCGATGACGAGGTCACCCATGGCGGCAAGGGCAACTGGCGCTTCACCTATGCCCTCATGGCCGGCGCCTCGATCGACGTGACCTGCAACTTCAAGGCCGATGTCGGTTACCGCTATCTCCATATCGATGGCGGCAACATGTTCGGCTATGCCGAAAATGGCGGTCCGGGCCGTGACAAGGGCCTCAGCGCCCACGAAGTCCGCGTCGGCGGCCGCTACCTCTTCGGTGGATGCGCCCAGCCTGTCGCCTACGAGCCGCCGGCAATCCCGCTGCAGCAGCCGGTCTACAAGTAA
- the tilS gene encoding tRNA lysidine(34) synthetase TilS codes for MSPEAASPHAAILQFLLSLQSPARILVAISGGSDSTGLLLLLDDAVKAASHLSITLCAATIDHRLRAGSTDEAQQVAALCASLGIPHIITAWQGEKPKTGIMAAAREARYNLLAESAERFGANLIVTGHTLDDQRETLQMRGMRTEQLSSGIADAVLFDRRFWILRPLLLSSRADIRAFLEDRGVPWIDDPTNEDVKYERVRVRRQLPADRATETDIRAAWEARLALSLRAAEWLERHFRLHGGLLGQISVDGLRQDRAVLDYALGRLTAVFGGQTFVPGRAHMDRLRSFATGGEPGRMTVGRVVFDHRRDGLYFTRESRGLLPLVLRPGEAGVWDGRFYVRNWLAAPVKVEAAAAHSPSFLCLSQESVAPKSLGAGDITRRRKQSFTARTRGGWIPVTSTGMREDMRHLPKAAWKRAIASAPALSSEGAYLSPESAGAIHLMPYFAPFDRFLTRFDFIFADRLSAVFAMAPYAGLPFRSIDGKTI; via the coding sequence ATGTCTCCGGAAGCCGCATCGCCTCATGCGGCGATCCTTCAGTTTCTCCTATCGCTTCAAAGTCCTGCGCGCATTCTCGTCGCGATATCGGGTGGCAGCGATTCCACCGGCCTGCTTCTCCTCCTCGATGATGCCGTGAAGGCCGCGTCTCATCTTTCGATTACCCTCTGTGCCGCCACCATCGATCACCGGTTGCGCGCCGGCTCCACGGACGAAGCGCAACAGGTTGCAGCGCTCTGCGCATCGCTCGGCATTCCCCACATTATTACAGCCTGGCAGGGCGAAAAGCCGAAAACCGGCATCATGGCTGCGGCCCGCGAGGCGCGGTACAACCTCCTGGCGGAATCGGCGGAGCGGTTCGGCGCCAATCTCATCGTTACCGGCCATACGCTGGACGATCAGCGCGAAACATTGCAGATGCGCGGCATGCGAACGGAGCAGCTTTCATCGGGTATCGCCGATGCGGTGCTCTTCGACCGGCGGTTCTGGATTTTGCGGCCGCTTCTTCTTTCCAGTCGGGCCGATATTCGCGCTTTTCTGGAAGATCGGGGTGTTCCGTGGATCGACGACCCCACCAATGAGGATGTGAAATACGAGCGCGTGCGGGTGCGCCGGCAGCTACCCGCCGATCGAGCGACGGAGACGGATATTCGCGCGGCCTGGGAAGCACGGCTGGCTCTGTCGCTGCGCGCCGCCGAATGGCTTGAGCGCCATTTCAGGCTTCATGGCGGCCTGCTTGGCCAAATATCTGTTGATGGTTTGCGACAGGATCGCGCAGTTCTGGACTATGCGCTCGGCCGTCTGACGGCCGTCTTCGGCGGACAGACATTCGTGCCGGGGAGGGCGCATATGGACCGCCTTCGCTCATTTGCCACCGGCGGGGAACCGGGGCGAATGACCGTCGGTCGAGTGGTGTTCGATCACAGGCGTGATGGGCTTTATTTCACGCGCGAAAGCCGGGGCTTATTGCCGCTGGTTCTGCGGCCGGGAGAGGCGGGGGTGTGGGACGGGAGGTTTTATGTGCGCAACTGGTTGGCCGCACCGGTCAAAGTCGAGGCCGCTGCAGCACACTCCCCGTCATTCCTGTGCTTGTCACAGGAATCCGTTGCGCCCAAGTCCCTGGGCGCAGGAGACATTACTCGCAGGCGAAAGCAGTCATTCACCGCGCGGACGCGCGGTGGCTGGATTCCTGTGACGAGCACAGGAATGAGGGAGGATATGCGGCACCTGCCCAAGGCCGCATGGAAGCGCGCCATTGCCTCTGCGCCCGCCTTATCCTCGGAAGGAGCCTATTTATCTCCGGAATCCGCCGGAGCGATCCATCTGATGCCTTATTTCGCACCCTTCGACCGCTTTTTGACACGATTTGATTTCATCTTTGCCGACAGGCTTTCGGCGGTTTTCGCGATGGCGCCCTATGCGGGACTGCCTTTTAGAAGTATTGACGGAAAAACCATCTGA
- the ftsH gene encoding ATP-dependent zinc metalloprotease FtsH: protein MNPNLRNFALWAIIALLLIALFSMFQTAPAQTGSREIPYSQFLREVDAGRVKDVVVTGNRVSGSYVENGTTFQTYSPVIDDSLLDRLQQKNVLVSARPETDGSSGFLSYLGTLLPMLLILGVWLFFMRQMQGGSRGAMGFGKSKAKLLTEAHGRVTFDDVAGVDEAKQDLEEIVEFLRDPQKFQRLGGKIPRGVLLVGPPGTGKTLLARSVAGEANVPFFTISGSDFVEMFVGVGASRVRDMFEQAKKNAPCIIFIDEIDAVGRHRGAGLGGGNDEREQTLNQLLVEMDGFEANEGVILIAATNRPDVLDPALLRPGRFDRQVVVPNPDIVGRERILKVHARNVPLAPNVDLKVLARGTPGFSGADLMNLVNEAALMAARRNKRVVTMQEFEDAKDKIMMGAERRSSAMTEAEKKLTAYHEAGHAITALNVAVADPLHKATIIPRGRALGMVMQLPEGDRYSMSYKWMVSRLCIMMGGRVAEELTFGKENITSGASSDIEQATKLARAMVTQWGFSDQLGQVAYGENQQEVFLGHSVSQSKNVSEATAQKIDNEVRRLIDEAYTQARTILTEKHDEFVALAEGLLEYETLTGEEIKALIRGEKPSRDLGDDSPPSRGSAVPKAGARPATKGDEPEAGLEPQPH, encoded by the coding sequence ATGAACCCTAACTTACGTAATTTTGCCTTGTGGGCGATCATCGCGCTTCTGCTGATTGCCCTGTTCAGTATGTTTCAGACGGCTCCGGCGCAGACTGGCTCCCGCGAAATCCCCTATTCGCAGTTTCTGCGTGAGGTCGATGCGGGCCGCGTGAAGGACGTCGTGGTCACGGGCAACCGTGTTTCCGGAAGCTATGTTGAAAACGGCACCACCTTTCAGACCTACTCCCCTGTAATCGACGACAGCCTGCTCGATCGCCTGCAGCAGAAGAATGTCCTGGTTTCCGCCCGGCCGGAGACGGACGGGTCCTCGGGATTTCTGAGCTATCTCGGCACGCTCTTGCCGATGCTTCTCATTCTCGGCGTCTGGCTGTTCTTCATGCGGCAGATGCAGGGTGGCTCGCGCGGCGCGATGGGCTTTGGGAAGTCCAAGGCCAAGCTTCTGACCGAAGCGCATGGCCGGGTGACCTTCGATGACGTCGCCGGCGTCGACGAGGCCAAGCAGGATCTCGAAGAAATCGTCGAATTCCTGCGTGACCCGCAGAAATTCCAGCGTCTCGGCGGCAAGATACCGCGCGGCGTGCTGCTGGTCGGTCCTCCGGGAACCGGCAAGACGCTGCTCGCCCGCTCGGTCGCCGGCGAAGCCAATGTGCCGTTCTTTACAATCTCGGGTTCCGACTTCGTCGAAATGTTCGTCGGCGTCGGCGCAAGCCGCGTGCGCGACATGTTCGAACAGGCGAAGAAGAATGCGCCCTGCATCATCTTCATCGACGAAATCGATGCGGTCGGCCGCCATCGCGGCGCCGGCCTCGGCGGCGGCAACGACGAGCGCGAGCAGACGCTGAACCAGCTGCTGGTCGAAATGGACGGCTTCGAGGCGAATGAGGGCGTGATCCTGATCGCCGCCACCAACCGTCCCGACGTCCTCGACCCGGCGCTGCTGCGTCCGGGCCGCTTCGACCGTCAGGTCGTGGTGCCGAACCCTGACATCGTCGGCCGCGAGCGCATCCTCAAGGTGCATGCCCGCAACGTGCCGCTGGCGCCGAATGTCGACCTTAAGGTTCTTGCCCGCGGCACACCCGGTTTCTCCGGGGCCGACCTGATGAACCTCGTCAACGAAGCCGCCCTCATGGCCGCCCGCCGCAACAAGCGCGTCGTCACCATGCAGGAATTCGAGGACGCCAAGGACAAGATCATGATGGGCGCCGAGCGCCGCTCCTCGGCGATGACCGAGGCGGAGAAGAAGCTCACCGCCTATCACGAAGCCGGCCACGCCATCACTGCGCTCAATGTCGCTGTCGCCGATCCGCTGCACAAGGCAACGATCATTCCGCGTGGCCGTGCGCTCGGCATGGTCATGCAGCTTCCCGAGGGCGACCGCTACTCGATGAGCTACAAGTGGATGGTGTCGCGCCTCTGCATCATGATGGGCGGCCGCGTTGCAGAAGAGCTCACCTTCGGCAAGGAGAACATCACCTCGGGTGCCTCCTCGGATATCGAGCAGGCCACCAAGCTTGCCCGCGCCATGGTCACGCAGTGGGGCTTCTCCGATCAACTCGGCCAGGTCGCTTACGGCGAGAACCAGCAGGAAGTCTTCCTCGGTCACTCGGTATCGCAGTCGAAGAACGTTTCGGAAGCCACCGCGCAGAAGATCGATAACGAAGTGCGCCGCCTGATCGACGAAGCCTATACGCAGGCCCGCACGATCCTCACGGAAAAGCACGATGAATTCGTTGCGCTGGCCGAAGGCCTGCTCGAATACGAGACGCTGACCGGCGAGGAGATCAAGGCGCTGATCCGCGGCGAGAAGCCTTCGCGCGATCTCGGTGACGACTCTCCGCCGAGCCGCGGCTCGGCCGTTCCGAAGGCCGGCGCGCGGCCTGCTACGAAGGGCGACGAGCCCGAAGCCGGCCTCGAGCCGCAGCCGCATTGA